One segment of Rosa chinensis cultivar Old Blush chromosome 6, RchiOBHm-V2, whole genome shotgun sequence DNA contains the following:
- the LOC112170555 gene encoding thioredoxin-like fold domain-containing protein MRL7, chloroplastic: MLRLQICHPPMLHGPSLLCTRAPLSLSCLAVSRKSDSEPDPDRAKPKPRRRKTAAGGNEGGEKDQPFTIPRKTRRGRRSEAAAVQDYVRDTLNRTFKTIQEQNPEIFEKKGELMKEKASAVDDGDEGSEREETAVVEEETENWPLDAEVGWGIRASEYFEKHAIRNVVDENGVEIDWEGEVEDNWVKEINCLEWESFAFHPSPLIVFVFERYNRAAENWKALKELEKAVKVYWDAKDRLPPRSVKIDMNIERDLAYALKVRDCPQVLFLRGNRILYREKEIRTADELVAMIAHFYYNAKRPSWIDVKELTLPY, translated from the exons ATGCTGCGCCTTCAAATTTGTCACCCACCCATGTTGCACGGCCCTTCCCTACTCTGTACCCGCGCTCCGTTATCCCTTTCTTGCCTCGCCGTGTCGAGAAAGTCCGATTCGGAGCCCGACCCGGACCGAGCCAAGCCGAAACCCCGTCGCCGGAAAACCGCGGCCGGCGGAAACGAAGGCGGAGAAAAAGACCAGCCTTTCACGATTCCGAGGAAGACCCGGCGCGGGCGGAGGAGCGAGGCGGCGGCGGTGCAGGATTACGTGAGGGACACACTCAACCGGACGTTTAAGACAATCCAGGAGCAGAACCCGGAGATTTTCGAGAAGAAGGGAGAATTGATGAAGGAGAAAGCTTCCGCCGTTGACGACGGCGACGAGGGGAGTGAGAGAGAGGAGACGgcggtggtggaggaggagaCGGAGAATTGGCCGCTGGATGCGGAGGTGGGGTGGGGGATTAGGGCGTCGGAGTATTTTGAGAAGCACGCGATTCGGAACGTGGTGGATGAAAATGGGGTTGAGATTGATTGGGAAGGAGAGGTTGAGGATAATTGGGTCAAGGAGATTAATTGCTTGGAGTGGGAAAGCTTTGCTTTTCATCCCAGTCCGCTtattgtctttgttttcgagaGGTATAACAGAGCAGCTGAGAATTGGAAGGCTTTGAAGGAGCTTGAGAAGGCTGTCAAGGTGTATTGGGATGCCAAAGATCGGCTGCCTCCCAGg TCTGTGAAGATAGACATGAATATTGAGAGGGATTTGGCCTATGCTTTGAAGGTTAGAGACTGTCCTCAGGTTTTGTTTCTGAGAGGGAACAGGATCTTGTACAGAGAGAAAG AGATTCGGACGGCGGACGAATTGGTTGCCATGATTGCGCATTTCTACTACAATGCAAAGAGGCCGTCCTGGATTGATGTGAAGGAGCTAACTCTGCCATACTAG
- the LOC112170556 gene encoding uncharacterized protein LOC112170556, which translates to MNTKTMRLPPRRISTTNASSNSNAPTTKRKETESALDAPHPAKALKLSPTEPAHQAAVSEPALASCHLLAGYLAHEFLTKGTLLGQLWDPTARSSAEEQPVTKSPDRREAEPQYEKLERYVEVADLLKTDGAQLAGIVNPTQLARFLQL; encoded by the coding sequence ATGAACACCAAAACGATGCGTTTGCCGCCACGTCGGATTTCGACGACCAATGCGTCATCAAATAGCAACGCTCCCACCACCAAGCGCAAGGAGACAGAGAGTGCGCTCGACGCGCCCCACCCAGCCAAGGCGCTCAAGCTGTCCCCCACCGAGCCGGCTCATCAAGCCGCCGTATCCGAGCCGGCTCTTGCCTCCTGTCATCTCCTAGCTGGCTATTTGGCCCATGAATTCCTCACCAAGGGCACCCTCCTCGGGCAGCTGTGGGACCCGACCGCTCGATCTTCCGCCGAGGAGCAACCGGTCACTAAATCCCCAGATCGGCGCGAAGCAGAGCCGCAGTACGAGAAGCTGGAGAGGTACGTGGAAGTAGCTGATTTGCTGAAGACGGATGGGGCTCAGTTAGCTGGCATTGTCAACCCTACTCAGCTTGCACGCTTTTTACAGTTGTGA